One stretch of Bosea vaviloviae DNA includes these proteins:
- a CDS encoding carbohydrate ABC transporter permease gives MPIQQEISGGRFWGGLSLRRKQVVWAWAFLAVPILFYALIRFYPTVEAFYLSTTNWNLFSKPGFVGLSNFQRLWADVVFWQVFRNTVLYLAIGTPVSLILAFTIAYHLDRVRFLHGFIRALYFLPFLTTAAAMAWVWRWFYQPVPIGMINDLLSSFGLPQQPFLRSTSQALPSVLAPAIWAGLGFQVVIFLAGLRAIPNTYYEAARIDGVSNLTILRRITIPLLKPTIIFLVVFSSIGFLRIFDQVYNMTSGDPGGPLNATKPLVLMIYQTAFSSFEMGYAAAQTVVLFLVLLAVSFLQLRLLRDR, from the coding sequence ATGCCAATCCAACAGGAAATCTCCGGCGGCCGCTTTTGGGGCGGGCTCTCCCTGCGCCGGAAGCAGGTCGTCTGGGCCTGGGCCTTCCTGGCCGTCCCGATCCTGTTTTATGCGCTGATCCGCTTCTATCCGACGGTCGAGGCGTTCTATCTGTCGACGACCAATTGGAACCTGTTCTCCAAGCCCGGATTCGTCGGGCTGTCGAACTTCCAGCGGCTCTGGGCCGATGTCGTGTTCTGGCAGGTCTTTCGCAACACCGTGCTCTATCTCGCCATCGGCACGCCGGTGAGCCTGATCCTGGCCTTCACCATCGCCTATCACCTCGACCGCGTCCGCTTCCTGCACGGCTTCATCCGGGCGCTCTATTTCCTGCCCTTCCTGACGACGGCGGCTGCCATGGCCTGGGTCTGGCGCTGGTTCTACCAGCCGGTGCCGATCGGCATGATCAACGATCTGCTCTCAAGCTTCGGCCTGCCGCAGCAGCCCTTCCTGCGTTCGACCAGCCAGGCTCTGCCCTCGGTGCTGGCGCCGGCAATCTGGGCGGGGCTGGGCTTCCAGGTGGTGATCTTCCTCGCCGGCCTGCGCGCCATCCCGAACACCTATTACGAGGCGGCCCGCATCGACGGCGTCTCCAATCTGACGATCCTGCGCCGGATCACGATTCCCCTGCTGAAACCGACGATCATCTTCCTCGTCGTGTTCTCTTCGATCGGCTTCCTGCGCATCTTCGACCAGGTCTACAACATGACGAGCGGCGATCCCGGCGGGCCTCTGAACGCCACCAAGCCGCTGGTGCTGATGATCTACCAGACCGCCTTCTCCTCCTTCGAGATGGGCTATGCGGCGGCGCAGACGGTGGTGCTCTTCCTCGTCCTGCTCGCCGTCTCCTTCCTGCAATTGCGCCTGCTGAGGGACCGCTGA
- a CDS encoding cupin domain-containing protein translates to MSSGILLLNRAGDAPLATPFRSAALGENDPFGAGRDIAWMGPDAMTAGRVNLAGAYESAAFPHTEFVVVVAGHLRLAEPGKAALELSPGRGAVIARGTAVKVEAEPGTRLVFCAASGASSAAPGLQEILADAPLSPSAAPPVEALVGPTPQCRSFNAFTDEATRFRAGTWDSTPYRRILRPHRLNELMHVVTGSIDLTGPDGTVTRVDQGDSVFVAHGAPCAWDSSVHVAKFYVVQEVAG, encoded by the coding sequence ATGTCCTCAGGAATCCTTCTTCTTAACCGGGCTGGCGATGCGCCGCTCGCCACCCCCTTCCGGTCGGCCGCGCTGGGCGAGAACGACCCCTTCGGCGCTGGGCGCGACATCGCCTGGATGGGCCCTGACGCCATGACTGCGGGCCGGGTGAATCTGGCGGGTGCCTATGAGAGCGCGGCGTTTCCGCACACCGAATTCGTCGTGGTCGTCGCCGGCCATCTGCGTCTTGCCGAGCCCGGAAAGGCCGCCCTGGAGCTTTCGCCTGGCCGCGGCGCCGTGATCGCGCGCGGAACCGCTGTGAAGGTCGAGGCGGAGCCCGGCACGCGCCTCGTCTTCTGCGCCGCCAGCGGAGCGAGCTCGGCTGCGCCGGGTCTGCAGGAGATCCTGGCGGACGCACCGCTTTCGCCCTCCGCCGCGCCGCCGGTCGAGGCGCTGGTCGGGCCGACGCCGCAATGCCGCAGCTTCAACGCCTTCACCGACGAGGCCACGCGCTTCCGGGCCGGCACCTGGGATTCGACGCCCTATCGCCGGATTTTGCGCCCGCACCGCCTCAACGAGCTGATGCATGTGGTGACGGGCAGCATCGATCTGACCGGGCCGGATGGAACCGTCACGCGCGTCGATCAAGGCGACAGCGTCTTCGTCGCCCATGGCGCGCCTTGCGCCTGGGACAGCAGCGTTCATGTCGCCAAATTCTATGTCGTGCAGGAGGTCGCCGGCTGA
- a CDS encoding carbohydrate kinase family protein, with the protein MNGGRNLVLSIGRLYCDLVFRGLEALPRLGEERFAKEVSVVPGGGGFITAAHLASLGERAALLARIGTDPLSEAIAPALQQSGVDLRWLERACDAGPQPTVVMVQAGERAFLSRRAGKARPTTLEAALADAEARHLHIAEFATLAESPELVSLAKLAGLTVSLDPSWDDALIHDPDLVLRSTGTDIFLPNASEARAIAGCEDLDQAGRRLARHFPVVVVKDGAAGARLFQREQSLNLPAPQGGPVLDTTGAGDAFNAGFIAAWIAGRPPGQALAEGIACGTLSVQGVGGAGIRLARGRVADISKTLLEEHGRIDA; encoded by the coding sequence ATGAACGGCGGACGCAATCTCGTCCTCAGCATCGGCCGGCTCTATTGCGATCTCGTCTTCCGCGGGTTGGAGGCGCTGCCCAGGCTCGGCGAGGAGCGCTTCGCCAAGGAGGTTTCGGTCGTGCCCGGGGGCGGCGGCTTTATCACGGCGGCCCATCTGGCATCGCTTGGCGAGCGGGCGGCGCTGCTCGCGCGCATCGGAACCGATCCCTTGTCGGAGGCCATCGCGCCGGCGCTGCAGCAGAGCGGCGTCGATCTGCGCTGGCTCGAGCGGGCCTGCGATGCCGGGCCGCAACCCACCGTGGTGATGGTGCAAGCAGGCGAACGCGCCTTCCTGTCGCGCCGGGCCGGGAAGGCGCGGCCCACCACCCTCGAAGCCGCCTTGGCGGATGCCGAGGCGCGCCATCTGCACATCGCCGAATTCGCGACGCTTGCCGAGAGTCCGGAACTGGTCTCCCTCGCCAAGCTCGCAGGCCTCACCGTCTCGCTCGATCCGAGCTGGGACGACGCCCTGATCCACGATCCCGATCTCGTCCTGCGCTCGACCGGCACCGATATCTTCCTGCCCAACGCCTCCGAGGCCCGGGCGATTGCCGGCTGCGAGGATCTCGACCAGGCGGGCCGCCGGCTCGCTCGTCATTTCCCCGTCGTCGTCGTCAAGGATGGTGCGGCCGGTGCACGCCTGTTCCAGCGCGAGCAGAGCCTGAACCTGCCCGCGCCACAGGGCGGCCCGGTTCTCGACACCACTGGCGCGGGCGATGCCTTCAATGCCGGCTTCATCGCGGCCTGGATCGCGGGACGTCCACCGGGCCAGGCCCTTGCCGAGGGGATCGCCTGCGGGACGCTCTCCGTCCAGGGCGTGGGCGGCGCCGGTATACGGCTCGCTCGCGGCCGGGTCGCCGATATCAGCAAGACGCTGCTCGAGGAGCATGGTCGCATCGATGCCTGA
- a CDS encoding ABC transporter ATP-binding protein, with protein sequence MAGIELQGLVKRYGATQVVHGIDLTVADGEFVVFVGPSGCGKSTTLRMIAGLEDIDGGQISIGGRVVNRLEPKDRNIAMVFQNYAIYPHMSVAENIGFGLHTAKLDKAEKRKRVEQVAGILGLEPLLERRPSALSGGQRQRVAIGRAMVRNPTVFLFDEPLSNLDAQLRAQMRLEIKRLHQRLGTTIVFVTHDQVEAMTLADRIVVMRDGRILQVGAPMELYEKPADVFTARFIGSPTMNVLPGCVTTQAGLATLTLGEKPVALPGSPGEIPADVLVGVRPQQLRVLAGDEPADLVLTGTVAVIEPLGSETFVHVEFGGGLILASAPAKSPPAVGDAVRLGAPVAALTLFDAASERAL encoded by the coding sequence ATGGCGGGTATCGAACTTCAAGGGCTGGTCAAGCGCTATGGCGCGACGCAGGTCGTCCACGGCATCGACCTCACTGTCGCCGATGGCGAGTTCGTCGTCTTCGTCGGCCCGTCAGGCTGCGGCAAGTCGACGACGCTGCGCATGATCGCGGGGCTGGAGGACATCGACGGCGGGCAGATCAGCATCGGCGGCAGGGTCGTGAACCGGCTGGAGCCGAAGGATCGCAACATCGCGATGGTGTTCCAGAACTATGCGATCTACCCGCATATGAGCGTCGCCGAGAATATCGGCTTCGGCCTCCATACCGCCAAGCTCGACAAGGCCGAGAAGCGCAAGCGGGTCGAGCAGGTCGCCGGCATTCTCGGGCTGGAGCCGCTGCTGGAGCGCAGGCCCTCGGCCTTGTCCGGCGGCCAGCGCCAGCGCGTCGCCATCGGCCGCGCCATGGTGCGCAATCCCACGGTCTTCCTCTTCGACGAGCCGCTCTCCAATCTCGACGCGCAATTGCGCGCGCAGATGCGGCTGGAGATCAAGCGCCTGCACCAGCGGCTCGGCACCACCATCGTCTTCGTCACGCATGACCAGGTCGAGGCGATGACGCTGGCCGATCGCATCGTCGTGATGCGCGATGGCCGCATCCTCCAGGTTGGTGCGCCGATGGAGCTTTACGAGAAGCCCGCCGATGTCTTCACTGCCCGCTTCATCGGCTCGCCGACCATGAATGTCCTGCCTGGGTGCGTGACGACCCAGGCCGGGCTAGCGACGCTGACACTGGGCGAGAAACCGGTCGCCTTGCCGGGCAGCCCAGGGGAGATCCCCGCGGATGTCCTTGTCGGCGTCAGGCCGCAGCAATTGCGCGTTCTGGCGGGCGATGAGCCGGCCGATCTCGTGCTGACCGGCACTGTGGCGGTGATCGAGCCGCTCGGCTCCGAGACTTTCGTCCATGTCGAGTTCGGCGGCGGGCTGATCCTGGCCTCGGCTCCCGCCAAGTCGCCGCCTGCTGTCGGCGATGCCGTGCGGCTTGGCGCGCCCGTGGCTGCCTTGACGCTGTTCGATGCTGCAAGCGAGCGCGCACTATGA
- a CDS encoding SIS domain-containing protein, with protein sequence MPEALLTSEAAEAALVAERQIMGNAVVMAELGERLRRQRPAFVASCARGSSDHAATYGKYLIERTLGLPVASLGPSLASVYGGKLDLSGALFIAVSQSGHSPDALRLTEAAKRGGALVVGLVNDEASPLAGLVDVLVPLRAGPEKSVAATKSFLATCIAFLHLTAAWSQDEALVAALEQAPRRLTEAGDCDWSPMFAGLKDAASLYVIGRGLGLGIAQEMALKFKETCRIHAEAFSAAEVLHGPLALVGLGFPAIVLDPADEGRDSTLSVATALARFGAEVAYAGHGRNVGTALPMPSNVSPALAPLVQARAFYGGIAALAVARGLDPDNPPHLNKVTRTL encoded by the coding sequence ATGCCTGAAGCGCTTCTGACGAGCGAGGCCGCCGAGGCCGCCCTGGTCGCCGAAAGGCAGATCATGGGCAATGCCGTGGTCATGGCAGAGCTTGGCGAGCGCTTGCGCCGGCAAAGACCCGCCTTCGTCGCAAGCTGTGCGCGCGGCTCGTCGGACCATGCCGCGACCTATGGCAAATACCTGATCGAGCGGACGCTGGGCTTGCCGGTGGCATCGCTCGGCCCGAGCCTCGCCTCGGTCTACGGCGGCAAGCTCGATCTCTCCGGCGCGTTGTTCATCGCCGTCTCGCAATCCGGCCATAGCCCCGACGCCTTGCGCTTGACCGAGGCCGCCAAGCGCGGCGGCGCGCTGGTGGTCGGCTTAGTCAATGACGAGGCTTCGCCGCTGGCGGGCCTGGTCGATGTGCTGGTTCCGCTGCGGGCGGGGCCGGAGAAAAGCGTCGCTGCGACGAAGAGCTTCCTCGCCACCTGCATCGCCTTCCTTCATCTCACGGCGGCCTGGAGTCAGGACGAGGCGCTCGTCGCCGCCTTGGAGCAGGCGCCGCGGCGGCTCACTGAGGCGGGCGATTGCGACTGGTCGCCCATGTTCGCCGGGCTGAAGGATGCCGCCAGCCTCTATGTGATCGGCCGTGGCCTCGGCCTCGGCATTGCGCAGGAAATGGCGCTGAAGTTCAAGGAAACCTGCCGCATCCACGCCGAAGCCTTCAGCGCGGCTGAGGTGCTGCATGGGCCCTTGGCGCTGGTCGGTCTGGGCTTCCCGGCGATCGTGCTCGATCCAGCCGATGAGGGGCGCGACAGCACCTTGTCCGTCGCGACGGCGCTCGCGCGCTTCGGCGCCGAGGTCGCCTATGCCGGACATGGCCGGAATGTCGGTACGGCCCTGCCGATGCCGTCGAACGTCTCTCCCGCGCTCGCCCCGCTGGTCCAGGCGCGGGCTTTCTATGGCGGCATTGCCGCGCTTGCGGTTGCGCGCGGGCTCGATCCCGACAATCCCCCGCATCTCAACAAGGTGACTCGGACGCTCTGA
- a CDS encoding extracellular solute-binding protein, giving the protein MRGFRGMLLGLLVSFGAVTGAAAQTVEIEYWQYVFDARIKAMNELIKRFEAANPNIKVKHTTFPYADYQTKIAAAVPAGQGPDVVQLFYGWLDNFVAAKFIQPLPRDAFPPAMIEKEFYPIVSAMKRDGEYYGLPTAVRSLALFYNKKLFQEAGLDPAKPPATIDELLDAAKKTTKRDAAGNMLSAGITLDFPGQDYHWWRETLLRQNGGAPYSDDNRKVTYDSEAGAKSLNWYADLQRVHKVGQVGFMDEGQAAFRAGRAAMTIDGSFRLGGFGAIKAFEWGVAELPAGADGKKANFASYWVNAITAKPTGEKLEAAKKFMAFVTTPEAMQLWLETVGELPARKAAAETEKNLNHPIYGPFLKALNYSHATVFVDEMGQRQVSLDMINRVLIQNQDAKASLADAAKAEQAILDKFYKK; this is encoded by the coding sequence ATGCGCGGCTTTCGAGGAATGCTGTTGGGTCTGCTGGTTTCGTTCGGTGCGGTCACCGGCGCGGCGGCTCAGACGGTCGAGATCGAATATTGGCAATATGTCTTCGACGCTCGCATCAAGGCGATGAACGAGCTGATCAAGCGGTTCGAGGCTGCCAATCCCAATATCAAGGTCAAGCACACGACCTTCCCCTATGCCGATTACCAGACCAAGATTGCGGCCGCCGTTCCCGCCGGCCAGGGGCCGGATGTGGTGCAGCTGTTCTATGGCTGGCTCGACAATTTCGTCGCCGCCAAATTCATCCAGCCGCTGCCGCGCGACGCCTTTCCGCCTGCGATGATCGAGAAGGAGTTCTATCCGATCGTCTCCGCGATGAAGCGCGATGGCGAGTATTACGGCCTGCCGACCGCGGTGCGCTCGCTGGCGCTGTTCTACAACAAGAAGCTGTTCCAGGAGGCGGGGCTTGATCCCGCCAAGCCGCCCGCGACGATCGACGAACTCCTCGACGCGGCCAAGAAGACGACCAAGCGCGACGCTGCCGGCAACATGCTCTCGGCCGGCATCACGCTCGATTTCCCCGGGCAGGACTATCATTGGTGGCGCGAGACGCTGCTGCGCCAGAATGGCGGTGCGCCCTATAGCGACGACAACCGGAAGGTCACCTATGACAGCGAGGCCGGCGCCAAGTCCCTGAACTGGTATGCCGATCTCCAGCGCGTCCACAAGGTCGGCCAGGTCGGCTTCATGGATGAAGGTCAGGCCGCCTTCCGCGCCGGCCGCGCCGCGATGACCATTGACGGCTCGTTCCGGCTCGGCGGGTTCGGAGCGATCAAGGCCTTCGAATGGGGCGTCGCCGAACTGCCGGCGGGCGCCGACGGCAAGAAGGCGAACTTCGCCAGCTACTGGGTCAACGCCATCACCGCCAAGCCCACCGGCGAGAAGCTCGAAGCCGCCAAGAAGTTCATGGCCTTCGTCACCACGCCGGAAGCGATGCAGCTCTGGCTCGAGACCGTCGGCGAACTGCCGGCCCGCAAGGCCGCGGCCGAGACCGAGAAGAACCTGAATCACCCGATCTACGGGCCTTTCCTGAAGGCGCTGAACTATTCCCATGCCACGGTCTTCGTCGACGAGATGGGCCAGCGCCAGGTCTCGCTCGACATGATCAACCGCGTGCTGATCCAGAACCAGGACGCCAAGGCCTCGCTCGCCGATGCAGCCAAGGCCGAACAGGCGATCCTCGACAAGTTCTACAAGAAGTAG
- a CDS encoding GNAT family N-acetyltransferase, with product MSDTAPQEALILREVALADAAACQALSRAVGWPHRVEDWEMLIGLGHGVVATLGEEIVASALWWPYGETHATLGSIIVLPAQQGGGIGKRLIHALLEQTQGRSQLLNATVAGEPLYARNGFVPWGGVLQYHGESRANAAPVLQPGETLRLGGPDDLPLLERFDTQATGLARKPALAVLLACGECIVLERDGKPVGFSVLRRFGRGHVIGPVVAANGGDAQILIAHWLHEQRGQFVRIDVPLDTGLEDWLMQSGLKPAGPVTSMVRGEKPVPSGPARLYAVINQALG from the coding sequence ATGTCTGACACTGCCCCTCAAGAGGCTCTGATCCTGCGCGAGGTTGCGCTGGCCGATGCTGCCGCCTGCCAGGCGCTGTCGCGCGCCGTCGGCTGGCCGCACCGCGTCGAGGATTGGGAGATGTTGATCGGTCTCGGCCATGGCGTCGTCGCGACGCTGGGCGAGGAGATCGTGGCGTCGGCGCTGTGGTGGCCCTATGGCGAGACCCACGCCACGCTCGGCTCGATCATCGTCTTGCCCGCGCAGCAGGGCGGCGGCATCGGCAAGCGCTTGATACACGCGCTGCTCGAACAGACGCAGGGGCGCTCGCAACTGCTCAACGCCACGGTGGCGGGCGAGCCGCTTTACGCCAGGAACGGCTTCGTGCCCTGGGGCGGCGTGCTCCAGTATCATGGCGAATCGCGCGCCAACGCCGCGCCGGTACTGCAGCCGGGCGAGACGCTGCGCCTTGGCGGCCCCGATGACCTGCCGCTGTTGGAGCGGTTCGATACGCAGGCGACGGGACTGGCGCGCAAACCGGCGCTCGCGGTGCTCCTCGCGTGCGGCGAATGCATCGTGCTGGAGCGAGACGGCAAGCCCGTCGGCTTCAGCGTCTTGCGTCGTTTCGGCCGGGGGCATGTCATCGGCCCGGTGGTCGCCGCCAATGGCGGCGACGCGCAAATCCTGATCGCGCATTGGCTGCATGAGCAACGCGGCCAGTTCGTGCGGATCGATGTTCCCTTGGATACCGGGCTGGAGGATTGGCTGATGCAAAGCGGCCTGAAACCTGCAGGCCCCGTGACCTCGATGGTGCGCGGCGAGAAACCGGTTCCGTCAGGCCCCGCGCGGCTCTACGCGGTGATCAACCAGGCACTCGGCTGA
- the argH gene encoding argininosuccinate lyase, with amino-acid sequence MSRHADPRLSDASVFPDPVYKETVLRPLFDGAKTHHVEGFRAIDRAHLVMLTETGILPRETAGRIARALDEIDAEIDPAALSYTGEVEDFFFLIEAELRKRLSPDDTGCLHTGRSRNDIDHTLFKLALKPRLDRLAAKLRALIAATLALAEREKATLIVAYTHGQPAQPTTFGHYLAAAIEVMLRDHERLMQARELLDLSPMGAAAITTSGFPLDRARVAQLLGFAEPLENSYGCIAAIDYVTATYSAVELVFLHLGRLIQDLQVWTAFEVGQLYVPNAFVQISSIMPQKRNPVPIEHLRHLSSQAMARARLVRDVVHNTPFTDMNDAEGETNEAGYQAFATGERVLDLLAALLPSMSVDGRRVAENIRRSCITITELADTLVRREGLSFRAAHEIAASVARAVVALDGDLPRDGYAPFLEAFRHHTGREPALTAGDFAGVVSPENFVAVRERFGGPGPQALGKALAGYRARLDAADGAAADIAMREQAARQELDAAFAALMETA; translated from the coding sequence ATGAGCAGACATGCAGATCCGCGCCTGAGCGACGCCTCCGTCTTCCCCGATCCGGTCTACAAGGAAACCGTGCTGCGCCCGCTCTTCGACGGGGCCAAGACGCACCATGTCGAGGGTTTCCGCGCCATCGACCGCGCCCATCTCGTCATGCTGACCGAGACCGGCATCCTGCCGCGCGAGACCGCTGGCCGTATCGCTAGGGCGCTCGATGAGATCGATGCCGAGATCGACCCGGCCGCGCTGAGCTATACCGGCGAGGTCGAGGATTTCTTCTTCCTGATCGAAGCGGAGCTGCGCAAGCGGCTCAGCCCCGACGACACTGGCTGTCTGCACACCGGCCGCTCGCGCAACGACATCGACCATACCTTGTTCAAGCTGGCGCTGAAGCCGCGCCTCGACCGGCTTGCGGCCAAGCTGCGCGCGCTGATCGCCGCGACGCTGGCCCTGGCTGAGCGCGAGAAGGCGACGCTGATCGTCGCCTACACCCATGGCCAGCCGGCCCAGCCGACGACCTTCGGGCATTATCTGGCGGCGGCCATCGAGGTGATGCTGCGCGATCATGAGCGATTGATGCAGGCGCGCGAATTGCTCGACCTTTCGCCGATGGGCGCAGCCGCGATCACCACCTCCGGATTCCCGCTCGACCGGGCCCGTGTCGCGCAGCTTCTGGGTTTCGCCGAGCCATTGGAGAACTCCTATGGCTGCATCGCCGCGATCGACTACGTCACCGCGACCTACAGCGCGGTCGAATTGGTCTTCCTGCATCTCGGCCGGTTGATCCAGGATCTCCAGGTCTGGACTGCCTTCGAGGTCGGCCAGCTCTATGTGCCCAACGCCTTCGTGCAGATCTCCTCGATCATGCCGCAGAAGCGCAATCCGGTGCCGATCGAACATCTGCGCCATCTCTCTTCGCAGGCGATGGCGCGCGCCCGGCTGGTCAGGGACGTCGTCCACAACACCCCCTTCACCGACATGAACGACGCGGAAGGCGAGACCAACGAGGCCGGCTACCAGGCCTTCGCCACGGGCGAGCGCGTGCTCGATCTGCTCGCCGCGCTGCTGCCATCGATGAGCGTCGACGGCCGCCGTGTCGCCGAGAACATCCGCCGCTCCTGCATCACCATCACCGAACTCGCCGATACGCTGGTGCGCCGCGAGGGGCTCTCCTTCCGAGCCGCGCATGAGATTGCAGCCAGCGTCGCGCGTGCCGTCGTCGCGCTCGATGGCGATCTGCCGCGCGATGGCTATGCCCCCTTCCTTGAGGCCTTCCGCCATCACACCGGCCGTGAGCCGGCGCTGACGGCAGGCGATTTCGCGGGCGTGGTCTCGCCGGAGAACTTCGTCGCGGTGCGTGAGCGCTTCGGCGGGCCGGGTCCGCAGGCGCTGGGCAAGGCGCTGGCGGGCTATCGCGCCAGGCTCGATGCGGCTGATGGCGCTGCAGCCGACATCGCCATGCGCGAACAGGCTGCACGGCAGGAACTCGACGCGGCCTTCGCCGCTCTGATGGAAACGGCGTAA
- a CDS encoding ROK family transcriptional regulator, producing the protein MPHRRSPPSRSVAVGTNPERTRSHNRRVVLETVRQHGRLGRSDIAALTRLTAQAVSNIVAELVGEGFLIELGRRRTARGQPPMELAVNADGGMTAGMEIAADHITTVLVDLAGEVRAQRIVPLGDSALEAVQVLAAAELALARTGTGLPRRLLGCGVVMPGPFEIEGMSSVGSSPLPGWAGHDAGQLLSLALQTPVTIENDATAAAVGEHLHGLGRNLRHFCLIYFGAGLGLGTIIGGQPYRGAFGNAGEIGHIPVVQNGLACACGGQGCLERYASTHALSEALRAAGIAHAGPDEVARLHLAGHPAVLGWITEAARLLAPMLVMLENLFDPETIILGGGLPDGVIDALIDAMSPFAVSVSNRSGRSVPRVQRGATGRLTAALGAAALPLLDTMTPKLDRTVLHEQDETAAAEEAS; encoded by the coding sequence ATGCCTCACCGCCGCTCTCCCCCGTCCCGCAGCGTCGCCGTCGGCACCAATCCCGAGCGAACGCGCAGTCATAACCGCCGCGTGGTACTGGAGACGGTGCGCCAGCACGGCCGGCTCGGCCGCTCCGACATCGCCGCCCTGACGCGGCTGACGGCGCAGGCGGTCTCGAACATCGTCGCGGAGCTGGTCGGCGAAGGTTTCCTGATCGAGTTGGGGCGCCGGCGCACGGCGCGCGGCCAGCCGCCGATGGAGCTCGCGGTCAATGCCGATGGCGGCATGACCGCCGGCATGGAGATCGCGGCCGACCACATCACCACCGTCCTGGTCGATCTCGCCGGCGAAGTCCGGGCGCAGCGCATCGTGCCTTTGGGCGATTCCGCGCTCGAGGCCGTGCAGGTGCTCGCCGCTGCCGAACTCGCCCTTGCCCGCACCGGGACGGGATTACCGCGCCGCCTGCTCGGCTGCGGTGTAGTGATGCCGGGCCCGTTCGAGATCGAGGGGATGAGCTCGGTCGGCTCATCACCGCTGCCGGGCTGGGCCGGGCACGATGCCGGCCAGCTCCTGTCATTGGCGTTGCAGACACCCGTCACGATCGAGAACGACGCGACGGCGGCCGCCGTCGGCGAGCATCTGCACGGGCTGGGGCGAAACCTGCGGCATTTCTGCCTGATCTATTTCGGCGCGGGCCTGGGGCTCGGCACCATCATCGGCGGGCAGCCCTATCGCGGCGCCTTCGGCAATGCCGGCGAGATCGGCCATATCCCTGTCGTCCAGAACGGGCTCGCTTGCGCCTGCGGCGGCCAGGGCTGCCTCGAACGCTATGCCTCGACCCATGCGTTGAGCGAGGCCCTGCGCGCCGCCGGGATTGCGCATGCCGGCCCCGACGAGGTCGCGCGGCTGCATCTGGCCGGACACCCCGCCGTGTTGGGCTGGATCACGGAAGCGGCCCGACTTCTCGCGCCGATGCTGGTGATGCTGGAAAACCTGTTCGACCCGGAGACCATCATCCTGGGCGGCGGCTTGCCGGATGGCGTCATCGACGCCTTGATCGACGCGATGTCGCCTTTCGCCGTCTCGGTCTCGAACCGCTCCGGCCGCAGCGTGCCGCGCGTGCAGCGTGGCGCGACCGGCAGGCTCACCGCGGCGCTCGGCGCGGCCGCCTTGCCGCTGCTCGACACGATGACGCCGAAACTCGACCGCACCGTTCTGCATGAGCAGGACGAAACCGCGGCGGCGGAAGAGGCCTCCTAA
- a CDS encoding carbohydrate ABC transporter permease yields MPALAKSALAKSALAKSGRFQPGRIAIWLLLLAGGVLMITPLLFMFSTSLKDASEVYDLRLVPAHPTLDNYVTVLSDGRFLRWFGNSLGIATAVTLSNVFFDSLVGYTLAKFQFRGRYIVFLAILSTLMIPTEMLVIPWYVMARNFGWLDTYWGIMFPGMMTAFGTFLMKQFFETVPDDFLEAARVDGLNEFAIFWRIAMPLVTPALSALAIFTFLSNWTAFIWPLIVTTSKELYTLPVGLSSFAVESQIQWELIMTGAALATLPTLTVFLVLQRYIVRGVVMAGLKG; encoded by the coding sequence ATGCCAGCTCTTGCCAAGTCTGCTCTTGCCAAGTCTGCTCTTGCCAAGTCTGGCCGTTTCCAGCCCGGCCGCATCGCCATCTGGCTGCTGCTGCTCGCGGGCGGCGTGCTGATGATCACGCCGCTGCTCTTCATGTTCTCGACCTCGCTGAAGGACGCCTCCGAGGTCTACGATCTCAGACTGGTGCCGGCCCATCCGACGCTCGACAACTATGTCACGGTGCTGTCCGATGGGCGCTTCCTGCGCTGGTTCGGCAATTCGCTGGGCATCGCCACGGCGGTGACGCTGTCGAACGTCTTCTTCGACAGCCTGGTCGGCTACACCCTGGCGAAATTCCAGTTCCGCGGACGCTACATCGTCTTCCTGGCGATCCTCTCGACGCTGATGATCCCGACCGAGATGCTGGTCATTCCCTGGTACGTCATGGCCCGGAATTTCGGCTGGCTCGACACCTATTGGGGCATCATGTTCCCGGGCATGATGACGGCCTTCGGCACCTTCCTGATGAAGCAGTTCTTCGAGACGGTGCCCGACGACTTCCTCGAAGCCGCCCGCGTCGACGGCCTCAACGAATTTGCGATCTTCTGGCGCATCGCCATGCCGCTGGTGACGCCGGCGCTCTCGGCGCTCGCGATCTTCACCTTCCTGAGCAATTGGACGGCCTTCATCTGGCCGCTGATCGTGACCACCAGCAAGGAACTCTACACGCTGCCCGTCGGCCTATCGAGCTTCGCCGTGGAGTCGCAGATCCAGTGGGAGCTGATCATGACGGGCGCGGCGCTCGCGACGCTGCCGACGCTGACGGTCTTCCTCGTGCTGCAGCGCTACATCGTGCGCGGCGTGGTGATGGCCGGTCTGAAGGGTTGA